One genomic region from Drosophila subpulchrella strain 33 F10 #4 breed RU33 chromosome 2R, RU_Dsub_v1.1 Primary Assembly, whole genome shotgun sequence encodes:
- the LOC119550347 gene encoding peptidoglycan-recognition protein SC2: MANKTLVLLAVLFCAQAVFGVTIISKSGWGGRSATSKTTLASSLGYAVIHHTAGNYCSTKAACITQLKNIQAYHMDSLGWADIGYNFLIGGDGNVYEGRGWNVMGAHATNWNSKSIGISFLGNYNTDTLTSAQITAAKGLLSDAVSRGQIVSGYILYGHRQVGSTECPGTNIWNEIRTWSNWKSV, translated from the coding sequence ATGGCAAACAAAACTCTCGTCCTTCTGGCCGTGCTCTTCTGCGCCCAGGCCGTCTTCGGTGTGACCATCATCTCCAAGTCGGGGTGGGGCGGCCGTTCCGCCACGAGCAAGACCACGCTGGCCAGCTCCCTGGGCTACGCCGTGATCCACCACACCGCTGGAAACTACTGCTCCACCAAGGCCGCCTGCATCACCCAGCTGAAAAACATCCAGGCCTACCACATGGACTCCCTTGGCTGGGCCGATATCGGCTATAACTTCCTGATCGGCGGCGATGGAAACGTGTACGAGGGTCGCGGATGGAACGTGATGGGTGCTCACGCCACCAACTGGAACTCCAAGTCCATTGGCATCTCCTTCCTGGGCAACTACAACACCGACACCCTCACCTCTGCCCAGATCACCGCTGCCAAGGGTCTGCTCTCCGACGCCGTCTCCCGCGGCCAAATCGTTTCCGGATACATCCTTTACGGACATCGTCAGGTGGGCTCCACCGAGTGCCCCGGCACCAACATCTGGAACGAGATCCGCACCTGGTCCAACTGGAAGAGCGTTTAG
- the LOC119549230 gene encoding uncharacterized protein LOC119549230 has translation MVCSERKCGARSASCGHVSKATSISGHSIGKHNGNGRNPFFRFLAHFRKCFRTWLCHLPLGQVTLMASRVWNCMSLEEKKPFIAAARRFSYTFRSRSKKVNWVLDKLRESAAGAECQAQALWTLMHGIKSWQQCVLNDLLDVQYN, from the coding sequence ATGGTATGTTCAGAGAGAAAGTGTGGGGCAAGGTCGGCTTCTTGTGGTCATGTCTCGAAGGCGACGTCAATCAGCGGACATTCTATAGGAAAGCACAATGGCAATGGACGCAATCCGTTCTTCCGGTTTTTGGCCCACTTCCGAAAATGTTTCAGAACTTGGCTCTGCCACTTGCCCTTGGGACAAGTAACTCTAATGGCCAGCCGGGTATGGAATTGTATGAGCCTTGAGGAGAAGAAACCCTTCATCGCGGCTGCCCGGAGGTTCAGCTACACGTTTCGATCGCGAAGCAAGAAGGTCAACTGGGTGCTGGACAAACTTCGGGAATCCGCTGCTGGGGCAGAGTGCCAAGCCCAGGCACTTTGGACTTTGATGCATGGCATCAAGTCCTGGCAGCAATGCGTTTTGAATGATCTTCTAGACGTGCAATACAATTAA
- the LOC119550641 gene encoding kelch-like protein 26, translating into MPKADNKKPEHHSSCGFSASSQETSILRPYAVELAEESETAEEEAEDPEKDNDLKPLYVNPTGINCSSSSVLSIQAGVFNTLSERSMSSLGYSIADSLKKQETCKSVAQKANLYQEIVCLVKRRVQTNSEVTIGKSRHPVHLMALQSFSRMFRDMNNDLSVDLPEEKITPRSFCLIYDWMVEDTPILPRLGLLEVLQAASFLDIPQLVRQCQYCLENGFREDSAAMLYFEAKILKLEESHREFLMRVSKFFLTLVASQEFLRFPLKPLLMLISSSSIGVNMELEVFMAAARWLNHHWPQRQKNIIAVTSSIRFGLIPPWLLIQLQKPDVTAVEVRRIVSEPEVRQAIHDGIAYTTTRLFYGADREAFMQHLRKTSVKPPMQRNWIYDRKCRHHHRMQCKITLDLTYETFVEYLNYLQMQHRDYWHSMEQAETSNVCFNCQAKKLDRTKPIS; encoded by the coding sequence ATGCCCAAAGCGGACAACAAAAAACCTGAACACCATTCGAGTTGTGGCTTTAGTGCTAGTTCCCAAGAAACATCCATCTTACGTCCCTATGCAGTGGAGTTGGCGGAGGAAAGCGAAACGGCAGAGGAGGAAGCAGAGGACCCGGAAAAGGACAATGACCTGAAGCCCCTTTACGTCAATCCAACTGGCATCAATTGCTCTTCCTCCTCCGTGCTAAGCATCCAGGCTGGCGTCTTCAATACTCTTAGCGAGCGTTCTATGTCCTCCTTGGGCTACTCGATAGCCGATTCTTTGAAGAAACAGGAAACCTGTAAATCAGTAGCCCAAAAGGCCAATCTGTACCAGGAGATTGTCTGCCTTGTAAAACGGCGCGTTCAGACTAATTCAGAGGTCACCATCGGAAAGAGTCGACATCCCGTGCACCTGATGGCCTTGCAGAGCTTTTCGCGAATGTTTCGCGATATGAACAACGACTTGAGCGTAGACCTGCCTGAGGAGAAGATCACGCCTCGCTCCTTCTGCCTTATCTACGACTGGATGGTCGAGGACACGCCGATCCTACCGCGCCTCGGTCTTCTGGAAGTCCTACAGGCCGCCAGTTTCTTGGACATTCCGCAACTTGTCCGTCAGTGCCAGTATTGTCTGGAAAACGGCTTCAGGGAGGACTCCGCGGCGATGCTGTACTTTGAGGCTAAGATCCTCAAACTGGAGGAGTCTCACCGGGAATTTCTAATGCGCGTATCTAAGTTTTTTCTAACGCTGGTAGCCTCCCAAGAGTTCCTGCGCTTCCCGCTGAAACCATTGCTTATGCTAATCAGTTCGAGCAGTATTGGCGTGAATATGGAGCTCGAGGTCTTCATGGCGGCTGCTCGCTGGTTAAACCACCACTGGCCCCAAAGACAAAAGAACATAATTGCTGTTACATCCAGCATTCGTTTCGGACTGATCCCTCCGTGGTTGCTCATCCAGTTGCAAAAGCCGGATGTCACCGCTGTGGAAGTGAGGAGAATCGTATCGGAGCCAGAGGTGCGTCAAGCCATTCATGATGGCATCGCATACACAACCACGCGGCTCTTTTATGGAGCAGATCGCGAGGCCTTTATGCAGCATTTGCGTAAGACGAGTGTCAAGCCACCCATGCAACGTAACTGGATATACGACCGAAAGTGCCGCCATCATCATCGCATGCAATGCAAGATCACGCTGGACTTAACATACGAGACGTTCGTGGAATACCTGAACTATCTGCAGATGCAGCACCGGGACTACTGGCATTCTATGGAGCAGGCAGAGACCAGCAACGTGTGTTTCAATTGCCAGGCCAAAAAGTTGGATCGAACTAAGCCCATTAGTTGA
- the LOC119549229 gene encoding protein germ cell-less isoform X1 produces MGQIVGSMHMNVAEVFSNRRKRKRSTDSSLGKDEQTQLDTTQPKKKKLLTTTQYIYKALFKEEKNSDVAVMALDKVWHLHKVYLSQSPYFYTMFNGSWREAQQNFIQIAILDERITVASLDAVFGSMYSDEIEIESADVISVLATATLFHLDGIIDKCAEVMVDNISPETAIQYYEAACQYGVVAVKKSTFQWFQINLLSIYSKQPNLLRHISIELMSALTASPDLYVMQTEFSLYTLLRTWMFLCLHPDYDPEDPVQRAEAVKAQERLVNAGVETHTPSGDVVQWTYFTSRMEERSFLATPEGQPYIRVFQKLRTQYLTNHYMDLKIIYNDNIIPKEWLYRHIHNHWDALLRIDHGQEDCSPQQLDDEQFFESCMRCGRMLLEPGYQKWRWTGFNYGMDLILIMDSRRLNIRRHHRHEHERVLSLQTKRKFMVRTTVTSINAQRQPIFTQTSEICSLSLEKNEEVPLMVLDPKLVHPLLISINMLVVMPPNQSFKEIVPLSEEATTSLSIPISEIGANSDRPLTPSSADDSAVFIGDSEPTTPSSPAPRPRIVWPVGDTEGICGQLAC; encoded by the exons ATGGGTCAGATCGTGGGCTCCATGCATATGAACGTAGCGGAGGTGTTCAGCAACCGGCGAAAACGGAAGCGAAGCACGGACTCCTCGCTGGGCAAGGATGAGCAGACCCAGCTGGACACCACGCAACCCAAGAA GAAAAAGCTTCTTACGACCACCCAGTACATATACAAAGCGCTCTTTAAGGAGGAAAAGAACTCTGATGTGGCTGTCATGGCTCTGGATAAAGTGTGGCACCTGCACAAGGTCTACCTGAGCCAGAGTCCCTACTTCTACACAATGTTCAACGGGAGTTGGCGGGAGGCGCAACAGAACTTTATTCAGATCGCGATCCTCGACGAACGGATAACCGTGGCCAGCCTGGACGCTGTCTTTGGATCTATGTACTCCGATGAGATCGAGATTGAGTCAGCGGACGTGATCTCGGTCCTGGCCACGGCCACGCTCTTCCACTTGGACGGGATCATCGACAAGTGTGCCGAAGTGATGGTGGACAACATCAGTCCGGAGACAGCCATTCAGTACTACGAGGCCGCCTGCCAATACGGTGTGGTTGCCGTAAAGAAGTCAACCTTCCAGTGGTTCCAGATTAACCTGCTAAGTATCTACAGTAAACAGCCGAATCTGCTGAGGCACATCTCTATCGAACTGATGAGTGCGCTAACCGCCAGTCCCGATTTGTATGTGATGCAGACAGAGTTTTCGCTTTACACATTACTGCGCACATGGATGTTTTTGTGCCTGCATCCCGACTACGATCCAGAGGACCCTGTGCAGCGGGCAGAAGCGGTCAAGGCGCAAGAGCGGTTGGTCAATGCCGGCGTGGAGACGCACACCCCCAGCGGAGATGTCGTCCAGTGGACGTACTTCACCAGCCGCATGGAGGAGCGTTCGTTCCTGGCAACACCCGAGGGGCAGCCATATATAAGGGTCTTCCAAAAGCTACGAACCCAGTACCTGACCAACCACTACATGGATCTGAAAATCATCTACAATGACAACATCATACCCAAGGAGTGGCTTTATCGGCACATCCACAACCACTGGGACGCCCTACTGCGGATCGATCACGGGCAAGAGGATTG CAGTCCCCAGCAGCTGGACGACGAGCAGTTCTTTGAGAGTTGCATGCGATGTGGTCGTATGTTGCTAGAGCCTGGCTACCAGAAGTGGCGCTGGACGGGCTTCAACTACGGCATGGATCTCATACTTATAATGGACTCCCGAAGACTGAACATTCGTCGCCATCATCGGCACGAGCACGAGCGGGTGCTCAGCCTGCAGACGAAGCGCAAGTTCATGGTCCGCACCACAGTGACCTCGATAAACGCCCAGCGGCAGCCAATCTTCACTCAGACATCTGAAATCTGTTCCCTAAGCCTCGAGAAAAACGAGGAGGTACCGCTGATGGTGCTCGATCCGAAACTGGTTCACCCACTGCTAATCTCTATTAATATGCTGGTGGTGATGCCGCCAAACCAGAGCTTTAAGGAGATTGTGCCGCTCAGCGAGGAGGCGACCACGTCGCTGTCCATACCCATTTCAGAGATCGGAGCGAACAGCGATCGACCGCTAACACCGTCCAGTGCCGATGATTCGGCTGTCTTCATTGGCGACTCGGAGCCGACAACGCCATCCTCACCGGCTCCGCGGCCGAGGATAGTTTGGCCGGTCGGCGACACGGAGGGCATATGCGGCCAATTGGCGTGCTGA
- the LOC119550642 gene encoding tetraspanning orphan receptor isoform X2, whose translation MFRIHLKMGPQRNQLHSNNNNNGATGSSSTGNRHLKEFTCCFGLHVHTATLMIGLWHLFLNILALSVLAVIWRNPEMMDELEGGNHDYTVDLSAPALPTPLSKVEPPYAYRDHSFNYQNFDMGGLVCTCMIAITLMMIYGTIKGKPSHLLPFFCLQLFDFAITTLTAAGYLCYLQAIHSIIAESHRLPWREKLLELPPEELVVVVLVVFICIVFLKAYCIGIVWRCYKYLTLRQQHVRTLFPFLEPPTGVHSVGGTFGAEERSYSTLLPNYDEAIAQYLKQAPPPSYQVAMSNYEEAEDATAEGAEVNPSVAPLFVALGAATTANAASNTDDNMDNNNDQPNNNNTMHVNANTPPMRRSDAAVNVNVDEDDDDLEVIDAGVDVIGGIPPPPPYNDVADAQVQVPSQSPLHRQPNIPGQVFGGRDESQA comes from the exons ATGTTCAGGATCCACCTCAAAATGGGTCCGCAACGCAACCAGCtccacagcaacaacaacaacaatggggCCACCGGAAGCAGCAGCACCGGAAATCGGCACCTGAAGGAGTTTACCTGCTGCTTCGGCCTGCATGTCCACACGGCCACCTTGATGATCGGATTGTGGCATTTG TTTTTGAACATCTTGGCATTGAGTGTTCTGGCAGTCATATGGCGCAATCCCGAGATGATGGACGAACTGGAAGGCGGCAACCACGACTACACCGTGGATCTGAGTGCACCGGCCCTACCCACGCCTCTAAGCAAGGTCGAACCGCCCTACGCCTACCGTGACCACTCCTTCAACTATC AGAACTTTGACATGGGCGGCTTGGTATGCACCTGCATGATAGCCATCACGCTGATGATGATCTACGGCACCATTAAGGGAAAGCCATCGCACCTGTTGCCGTTCTTTTGCCTGCAGTTGTTCGACTTCGCCATTACCAC TCTCACCGCCGCTGGATATCTGTGCTACCTGCAGGCCATACACAGCATCATTGCCGAGTCGCATCGCTTGCCATGGCGCGAGAAGCTGCTGGAACTGCCGCCTGAGGAGCTGGTTGTGGTGGTCCTTGTCGTCTTCATTTGCATCGTTTTTCTCAAGGCCTATTGCATTGGTATCGTTTGGCGCTGCTACAAGTACTTGACTCTCCGTCAGCAACACGTTCGCACCCTTTTCCCCTTCTTGGAGCCGCCAACTGGAGTGCACAGTGTGGGTGGAACCTTTGGTGCCGAGGAGCGCTCCTATTCCACCTTGTTGCCCAACTACGATGAAGCGATTGCCCAGTACTTGAAGCAGGCACCACCGCCGTCTTACCAGGTGGCCATGTCCAATTACGAGGAGGCCGAGGACGCAACGGCTGAAGGGGCAGAGGTTAATCCCTCGGTGGCTCCCCTTTTTGTCGCCCTTggagcagccaccaccgcgaACGCAGCCTCTAACACGGATGACAACATGGATAACAACAACGATCAGCCGAACAATAACAACACGATGCATGTCAACGCCAATACGCCACCAATGCGACGTAGCGATGCTGCTGTGAATGTCAATGTCGACGAGGATGATGACGACCTGGAGGTGATCGACGCTGGCGTTGATGTAATCGGGGGAATTCCACCTCCGCCGCCCTACAATGACGTGGCCGACGCCCAGGTGCAGGTGCCATCGCAGTCGCCGCTGCACCGCCAACCCAACATCCCGGGACAAGTATTCGGTGGGCGCGACGAGAGCCAGGCCTAA
- the LOC119550642 gene encoding tetraspanning orphan receptor isoform X1: MFRIHLKMGPQRNQLHSNNNNNGATGSSSTGNRHLKEFTCCFGLHVHTATLMIGLWHLFLNILALSVLAVIWRNPEMMDELEGGNHDYTVDLSAPALPTPLSKVEPPYAYRDHSFNYRKRYQNFDMGGLVCTCMIAITLMMIYGTIKGKPSHLLPFFCLQLFDFAITTLTAAGYLCYLQAIHSIIAESHRLPWREKLLELPPEELVVVVLVVFICIVFLKAYCIGIVWRCYKYLTLRQQHVRTLFPFLEPPTGVHSVGGTFGAEERSYSTLLPNYDEAIAQYLKQAPPPSYQVAMSNYEEAEDATAEGAEVNPSVAPLFVALGAATTANAASNTDDNMDNNNDQPNNNNTMHVNANTPPMRRSDAAVNVNVDEDDDDLEVIDAGVDVIGGIPPPPPYNDVADAQVQVPSQSPLHRQPNIPGQVFGGRDESQA, encoded by the exons ATGTTCAGGATCCACCTCAAAATGGGTCCGCAACGCAACCAGCtccacagcaacaacaacaacaatggggCCACCGGAAGCAGCAGCACCGGAAATCGGCACCTGAAGGAGTTTACCTGCTGCTTCGGCCTGCATGTCCACACGGCCACCTTGATGATCGGATTGTGGCATTTG TTTTTGAACATCTTGGCATTGAGTGTTCTGGCAGTCATATGGCGCAATCCCGAGATGATGGACGAACTGGAAGGCGGCAACCACGACTACACCGTGGATCTGAGTGCACCGGCCCTACCCACGCCTCTAAGCAAGGTCGAACCGCCCTACGCCTACCGTGACCACTCCTTCAACTATCGTAAGCGTTACC AGAACTTTGACATGGGCGGCTTGGTATGCACCTGCATGATAGCCATCACGCTGATGATGATCTACGGCACCATTAAGGGAAAGCCATCGCACCTGTTGCCGTTCTTTTGCCTGCAGTTGTTCGACTTCGCCATTACCAC TCTCACCGCCGCTGGATATCTGTGCTACCTGCAGGCCATACACAGCATCATTGCCGAGTCGCATCGCTTGCCATGGCGCGAGAAGCTGCTGGAACTGCCGCCTGAGGAGCTGGTTGTGGTGGTCCTTGTCGTCTTCATTTGCATCGTTTTTCTCAAGGCCTATTGCATTGGTATCGTTTGGCGCTGCTACAAGTACTTGACTCTCCGTCAGCAACACGTTCGCACCCTTTTCCCCTTCTTGGAGCCGCCAACTGGAGTGCACAGTGTGGGTGGAACCTTTGGTGCCGAGGAGCGCTCCTATTCCACCTTGTTGCCCAACTACGATGAAGCGATTGCCCAGTACTTGAAGCAGGCACCACCGCCGTCTTACCAGGTGGCCATGTCCAATTACGAGGAGGCCGAGGACGCAACGGCTGAAGGGGCAGAGGTTAATCCCTCGGTGGCTCCCCTTTTTGTCGCCCTTggagcagccaccaccgcgaACGCAGCCTCTAACACGGATGACAACATGGATAACAACAACGATCAGCCGAACAATAACAACACGATGCATGTCAACGCCAATACGCCACCAATGCGACGTAGCGATGCTGCTGTGAATGTCAATGTCGACGAGGATGATGACGACCTGGAGGTGATCGACGCTGGCGTTGATGTAATCGGGGGAATTCCACCTCCGCCGCCCTACAATGACGTGGCCGACGCCCAGGTGCAGGTGCCATCGCAGTCGCCGCTGCACCGCCAACCCAACATCCCGGGACAAGTATTCGGTGGGCGCGACGAGAGCCAGGCCTAA
- the LOC119549229 gene encoding protein germ cell-less isoform X2, with amino-acid sequence MGQIVGSMHMNVAEVFSNRRKRKRSTDSSLGKDEQTQLDTTQPKKKKLLTTTQYIYKALFKEEKNSDVAVMALDKVWHLHKVYLSQSPYFYTMFNGSWREAQQNFIQIAILDERITVASLDAVFGSMYSDEIEIESADVISVLATATLFHLDGIIDKCAEVMVDNISPETAIQYYEAACQYGVVAVKKSTFQWFQINLLSIYSKQPNLLRHISIELMSALTASPDLYVMQTEFSLYTLLRTWMFLCLHPDYDPEDPVQRAEAVKAQERLVNAGVETHTPSGDVVQWTYFTSRMEERSFLATPEGQPYIRVFQKLRTQYLTNHYMDLKIIYNDNIIPKEWLYRHIHNHWDALLRIDHGQEDCPQQLDDEQFFESCMRCGRMLLEPGYQKWRWTGFNYGMDLILIMDSRRLNIRRHHRHEHERVLSLQTKRKFMVRTTVTSINAQRQPIFTQTSEICSLSLEKNEEVPLMVLDPKLVHPLLISINMLVVMPPNQSFKEIVPLSEEATTSLSIPISEIGANSDRPLTPSSADDSAVFIGDSEPTTPSSPAPRPRIVWPVGDTEGICGQLAC; translated from the exons ATGGGTCAGATCGTGGGCTCCATGCATATGAACGTAGCGGAGGTGTTCAGCAACCGGCGAAAACGGAAGCGAAGCACGGACTCCTCGCTGGGCAAGGATGAGCAGACCCAGCTGGACACCACGCAACCCAAGAA GAAAAAGCTTCTTACGACCACCCAGTACATATACAAAGCGCTCTTTAAGGAGGAAAAGAACTCTGATGTGGCTGTCATGGCTCTGGATAAAGTGTGGCACCTGCACAAGGTCTACCTGAGCCAGAGTCCCTACTTCTACACAATGTTCAACGGGAGTTGGCGGGAGGCGCAACAGAACTTTATTCAGATCGCGATCCTCGACGAACGGATAACCGTGGCCAGCCTGGACGCTGTCTTTGGATCTATGTACTCCGATGAGATCGAGATTGAGTCAGCGGACGTGATCTCGGTCCTGGCCACGGCCACGCTCTTCCACTTGGACGGGATCATCGACAAGTGTGCCGAAGTGATGGTGGACAACATCAGTCCGGAGACAGCCATTCAGTACTACGAGGCCGCCTGCCAATACGGTGTGGTTGCCGTAAAGAAGTCAACCTTCCAGTGGTTCCAGATTAACCTGCTAAGTATCTACAGTAAACAGCCGAATCTGCTGAGGCACATCTCTATCGAACTGATGAGTGCGCTAACCGCCAGTCCCGATTTGTATGTGATGCAGACAGAGTTTTCGCTTTACACATTACTGCGCACATGGATGTTTTTGTGCCTGCATCCCGACTACGATCCAGAGGACCCTGTGCAGCGGGCAGAAGCGGTCAAGGCGCAAGAGCGGTTGGTCAATGCCGGCGTGGAGACGCACACCCCCAGCGGAGATGTCGTCCAGTGGACGTACTTCACCAGCCGCATGGAGGAGCGTTCGTTCCTGGCAACACCCGAGGGGCAGCCATATATAAGGGTCTTCCAAAAGCTACGAACCCAGTACCTGACCAACCACTACATGGATCTGAAAATCATCTACAATGACAACATCATACCCAAGGAGTGGCTTTATCGGCACATCCACAACCACTGGGACGCCCTACTGCGGATCGATCACGGGCAAGAGGATTG TCCCCAGCAGCTGGACGACGAGCAGTTCTTTGAGAGTTGCATGCGATGTGGTCGTATGTTGCTAGAGCCTGGCTACCAGAAGTGGCGCTGGACGGGCTTCAACTACGGCATGGATCTCATACTTATAATGGACTCCCGAAGACTGAACATTCGTCGCCATCATCGGCACGAGCACGAGCGGGTGCTCAGCCTGCAGACGAAGCGCAAGTTCATGGTCCGCACCACAGTGACCTCGATAAACGCCCAGCGGCAGCCAATCTTCACTCAGACATCTGAAATCTGTTCCCTAAGCCTCGAGAAAAACGAGGAGGTACCGCTGATGGTGCTCGATCCGAAACTGGTTCACCCACTGCTAATCTCTATTAATATGCTGGTGGTGATGCCGCCAAACCAGAGCTTTAAGGAGATTGTGCCGCTCAGCGAGGAGGCGACCACGTCGCTGTCCATACCCATTTCAGAGATCGGAGCGAACAGCGATCGACCGCTAACACCGTCCAGTGCCGATGATTCGGCTGTCTTCATTGGCGACTCGGAGCCGACAACGCCATCCTCACCGGCTCCGCGGCCGAGGATAGTTTGGCCGGTCGGCGACACGGAGGGCATATGCGGCCAATTGGCGTGCTGA